A genome region from Arachis duranensis cultivar V14167 chromosome 8, aradu.V14167.gnm2.J7QH, whole genome shotgun sequence includes the following:
- the LOC107462908 gene encoding probable carboxylesterase 15, translating into MVQEKKLVQNVSGWLRIYDDGSVDRTWTGPPEAKFMAEPVPPHEEFIDGVATRDITVAESNRSVRLYLPEITSADKEKLPVVVHFQGGGFCISEPDWFMYYNMYTRFARAARFICVSPFLRRAPEHRLPAAIEDGFSTLLWLQSVAKGESKELWLEKHADFSRVFLIGDSSGGNVVHEVAALAGKASLEPLRLAGAIPVHPGFLRSTRSKSELEKPQSPFLTLDMLDNFLALALPVGSTKDHPITCPMGEAAPPLSGLKLPPFLVCLAEMDLIWDTEMEYYEAMKKANHDVELFVSKGMTHSFYLNKIAVDMDPNTAAETEALIARVKEFIEKH; encoded by the coding sequence ATGGTGCAAGAGAAAAAACTTGTGCAGAATGTCTCCGGTTGGCTCAGAATTTACGACGACGGTTCAGTAGACCGTACATGGACCGGTCCACCGGAAGCGAAGTTCATGGCCGAGCCAGTACCACCCCATGAAGAATTCATCGACGGGGTTGCCACCCGCGACATAACCGTCGCGGAAAGCAACCGCTCCGTCCGACTTTACCTTCCCGAGATTACATCTGCTGACAAGGAAAAGCTGCCGGTAGTTGTCCATTTCCAGGGTGGCGGGTTCTGCATTAGCGAACCGGACTGGTTTATGTACTATAACATGTACACCCGGTTCGCTCGAGCCGCTCGGTTCATTTGTGTGTCTCCTTTCCTTCGTCGTGCACCCGAACACCGCCTTCCGGCAGCCATTGAAGACGGCTTCTCGACTCTACTCTGGCTACAATCTGTTGCCAAAGGAGAGTCAAAGGAGTTGTGGCTTGAGAAACACGCGGATTTCAGCCGGGTATTTCTCATAGGAGACAGCTCCGGTGGGAACGTTGTGCACGAAGTTGCTGCCTTGGCAGGTAAGGCAAGTCTCGAACCGCTCCGGTTGGCCGGAGCTATCCCGGTTCACCCAGGATTTCTTCGATCAACCAGAAGCAAATCAGAGCTTGAAAAACCGCAATCACCTTTCTTGACTCTAGACATGTTGGACAATTTCCTGGCGTTAGCTTTGCCGGTGGGGAGTACTAAGGATCACCCCATAACTTGCCCGATGGGGGAAGCGGCGCCGCCGCTGAGCGGGCTGAAACTGCCGCCGTTTTTAGTGTGCCTTGCGGAGATGGATTTGATATGGGATACAGAGATGGAATACTATGAAGCAATGAAGAAGGCAAATCATGATGTGGAGCTCTTTGTTAGCAAAGGAATGACACATAGTTTTTATCTTAACAAAATTGCGGTGGATATGGATCCAAATACTGCTGCTGAAACTGAAGCTCTTATTGCAAGGGTCAAAGAGTTCATTGAGAAGCACTAA